The proteins below are encoded in one region of Candidatus Saccharimonadales bacterium:
- the recO gene encoding DNA repair protein RecO — protein MRLHEAGPGVSTYKATGIILRRHDYGEADRIYTILTPERKVSAIAKGIRRRTAKLASHLELFHEIELMLIPGKSLDIVTSARTLAAYSIAEDYERLRRGFLFLEMVDRLSDTEGTEAVYAVLGSAIAQLSQLPVSICELGFKLQLLDALGQAPDLSRPEPLPESLGLDIEQGVLSAADNPLAAPLTQDAIKLWRLSLMRPLGDLARIQGAEVLAMATLPVLDQFIRQQFGIRFNSAEI, from the coding sequence GTGCGTTTGCATGAGGCCGGACCAGGCGTGAGCACTTATAAGGCGACCGGTATAATCTTACGACGACATGATTACGGAGAGGCCGATCGCATCTACACGATTTTAACCCCGGAGCGTAAGGTGTCGGCAATCGCTAAGGGCATTCGCCGCCGGACCGCTAAGCTAGCCAGTCACTTAGAGCTATTTCATGAGATCGAGCTGATGCTAATCCCAGGTAAGAGTCTCGATATCGTTACCTCGGCCCGCACGCTGGCAGCTTACTCGATAGCGGAAGACTACGAACGTCTACGCCGGGGTTTTTTGTTTTTAGAGATGGTTGATCGGCTGAGTGACACGGAAGGTACGGAGGCGGTATATGCCGTATTAGGCTCAGCGATTGCTCAATTATCTCAACTCCCGGTCAGCATCTGTGAGCTGGGCTTTAAGCTGCAGTTATTAGATGCGCTGGGTCAGGCACCTGATTTAAGTCGGCCGGAACCGCTGCCGGAAAGTCTGGGACTTGATATTGAGCAGGGTGTACTGAGTGCGGCCGATAACCCTCTGGCGGCACCCTTAACCCAAGATGCTATCAAGCTGTGGCGGTTGAGTCTGATGCGCCCACTGGGTGATTTGGCCCGGATTCAGGGTGCAGAGGTGCTAGCGATGGCTACCTTACCGGTCTTAGACCAGTTTATTCGACAGCAGTTCGGAATTCGCTTTAATTCGGCTGAAATTTGA
- a CDS encoding response regulator, protein MRVLFVEDDIDVGTMYATQLLLEENDVTHARTAQEALDVLDDYEFDIIVLDMLLPGSNGIAVLQELRSYRDWRHIPVIVLSNMTPDDLEVTPRSLQDLGVAQYLIKMETTPQDLAAAVGAFA, encoded by the coding sequence ATGCGCGTACTGTTTGTAGAAGACGATATCGATGTCGGCACAATGTATGCCACCCAGCTGCTACTAGAGGAGAACGATGTTACCCACGCGCGCACGGCCCAAGAAGCGCTGGATGTACTCGACGATTACGAGTTCGATATTATCGTGCTCGATATGTTGTTGCCCGGGAGTAACGGTATCGCGGTCCTACAGGAGCTGCGGAGTTATCGCGATTGGCGCCACATTCCGGTCATCGTGCTTAGCAATATGACACCGGATGACCTCGAAGTGACACCGCGCAGTCTGCAGGATTTGGGTGTAGCTCAATACCTAATCAAGATGGAGACTACCCCGCAGGATCTGGCAGCCGCCGTCGGTGCGTTTGCATGA